The genomic segment AATAGCCGTTATCGCCCGCATCTACTGGTCTGTTGAACGTATAGGAAAACCCGATCGTTCCGAACGACTATTTCCCTCTTCATCATAGGCGGAGTTGCATAAATGGTTCCGAAGAATGCAATCGATACTATCCAAGTGAAGAAAAATCACTGAGTGATGCGATCCTCGAAGCGATTGAAGAACAAAAAGGAAAAGATCTCCGCGACGCAGACTTCAGACTATAGAGGCTCTCGCGGCGAGAGTTCCACTCTTGATTAGAGAGCGGCCAAACAATCATTCTTCATCTCCACGCCGTTGCAAATCGATCCGATGGTGTTTGAGAATATCTCGCCCTAACAGGACAGGATAGCTCATATGCTCTCGATCTTCGACACTCACAGTCACGGTATGCCACGCTCCACGAAGACCAATCGTAACGTCTACGAGGGGCCGTGCTGTCGTCGTTTGCTGGGTGCCGGACTTTACTTTATGCTTTCCAGTGATCGGCCCAGCACCCACGTTACTGGCCAGCCCGAGATCAATACTTGTCCGTTGAGTCCCAGTATCTGCTTTTGCAGTGGTTGTCATGGTATCAGTGGTGCCGCCTATAGTGACTTTTTCCGTGTAGCCGACCGTTGATCGGTCTCTCGGTGTGGTTTCTGCTGTGGGATTGCTCAGCGGCTCGGAGTCGTCAAGGGTTGTTGCAAGTGTTTCCACCTGCTCTTCATCAACGTGGCCACCAGCGCGTTCGATGGCGAGCTGTGCAATATATGGCGCAATGCTGATCTCTGTTGCTTCGAAGAGGCCTTTGAAACCAGCCGTTGCATTCACCTCTAAGATATACCATACTCCATCCTGTTCGATCAAATCCACGCCTGCGTAATCTAATCCGAGTGTCGCTGCCGCTTGCGTTGCCAAATCCGTGATCTCGGCTGGGAGTGGCTCTGGCAGACCTTCCACTTCTGCGTCACGTGCGACGTTCGTCCGCCACTCATCTGCTGCGGCGTGTCGTTTCATCGCACCCAGTACCTCACCTTCAACGACATATGCTCGAACGTCCCAGGGCCGTGTTGGACTGCTGGAGAGGAATTTCTGAAGAAAGGTTCGTCTCTCACCAATGGGTGGCACCAGCGAGTCGGTTTCCTCCAAACGCCACACTTTGGCACCTCCAGCGGCGATCGCCGCTTTCTGGACGACGCGAGCACCAATCCGTTTACGAGCTTCGTCTAATACGGATTGATCAAGTGCAAAGAACGATTCAGGAACGGTCACGTCTGCTTCAGTGAGCGCCGCAATTGTCGCGTATTTATGGCTCGCAGCAAGTACAGCAGATGGGTCGTTGAGAACAGGACGAAGTTCGTCGTAAATTTGGACCAATGCGAGGTCCTCAAGTGGACGAGATCCTTTCGTAAACAGTAGTCGATTTACAACAATATCGATATCGGGATGAGGATCGACCGTTATCCCGTCGGTGTAGAACTGGATATCCTCATTGCGTAGCCAGATCGGCTCATGCCCGAGCGCCTTTATGGCATTCAGAATGGCTTTGGTTTCCTTGCTGGTATGGAGACTGAGCACCCCCACACGGATTGGTGAGTCAATAGGGCACATAAGTACGAATACCACATTAGTATTCGCCCTGGATCACTATTACTACCGGTCACCAGTACCCATCAGTAGCAGCAATTCACTGAGGGAGATTCATGTTTCCTGAGGGAATTGCTCTTTCAGCGGCACTCTTCTCTAAAATAGCGGAACTAGACCACGAACAGTGGCATCTCCTGATATTCAATTATCTGTCTGAGTTACACTCTCAGTGGCTTCCGATTATAAATCACTAGATCCTCATAATAAAGTAGATACTCATAATCTCGCGGAAGTCTCCATTGATTTCAGACTCTCGAGCCAAGGCTCTCTGAACTGGCTTTCTGGGACTTTCCAGTGGTGTATCGCCAATATTTGGATCGGTGGACTACATATCGCTATACAAAATTACAGCCATATCTACTTCGTGGCGCGTCGGATAAAGGTATGGACGGAAAATCGTCTTTCACCCGAACCGTCTCGCCGTCGCGATAAACGTCCATATGAAGTCTCTCTTAGGTCTACCAGAGGGCACTATGTGTGGACTACCTCCTGAAACTGGTTAACGATCTCTTCGCGTCATCCGGGACACCCAAGAGATCGACACCGATTTCTCGGAGCTTCCATTCCCCGTCACAATGATGTGCCTCTCGAAGTCAATTCCTATAACGGAATTCCATTCGTTGTAATAAGAACGTTCGACGCAATTCAATGTTAATGAAAAACTATTGCCGGCTTGCTCACCGAAGTAGCGTAACGCATTCCCGACAGTATCTGTAAAATGGGTCGTTAT from the Natronococcus sp. AD-5 genome contains:
- a CDS encoding ATP-grasp domain-containing protein, with the protein product MGVLSLHTSKETKAILNAIKALGHEPIWLRNEDIQFYTDGITVDPHPDIDIVVNRLLFTKGSRPLEDLALVQIYDELRPVLNDPSAVLAASHKYATIAALTEADVTVPESFFALDQSVLDEARKRIGARVVQKAAIAAGGAKVWRLEETDSLVPPIGERRTFLQKFLSSSPTRPWDVRAYVVEGEVLGAMKRHAAADEWRTNVARDAEVEGLPEPLPAEITDLATQAAATLGLDYAGVDLIEQDGVWYILEVNATAGFKGLFEATEISIAPYIAQLAIERAGGHVDEEQVETLATTLDDSEPLSNPTAETTPRDRSTVGYTEKVTIGGTTDTMTTTAKADTGTQRTSIDLGLASNVGAGPITGKHKVKSGTQQTTTARPLVDVTIGLRGAWHTVTVSVEDREHMSYPVLLGRDILKHHRIDLQRRGDEE